One segment of Papaver somniferum cultivar HN1 unplaced genomic scaffold, ASM357369v1 unplaced-scaffold_137, whole genome shotgun sequence DNA contains the following:
- the LOC113334741 gene encoding chromodomain-helicase-DNA-binding protein Mi-2 homolog yields the protein MKKGEKSDNNNKQKKRKTSYSDDSDDDYVLEDDDDVESNGSEGFIDHNNPSEDEEVGFDDSEEKEGYVIGSDSDDDDDEFISSRKRKRKLKVIVRSKDSKSGGKRTRVKPQRRKKTLDSDDDDSDGDDDDEDYCVFNDEFAIEKVATGSKSSGKKTRGRSRQSSNRSTWVPKVEEEDCEFEDELVGKTTRGRQLSRVSNEVEEEEYCESEDALGGKKNRGRIQSSNRDTRVSDEDVEYCEFGDELVAKKTKGRRQLTSKRSKASDDDDEEYDLEDENDEDEEFEPDGIDFVDEEEEDLEEVEYKKAVKRRKISVKGRNRKRKTKVLKKRKRERGILGVTKPAESSDDDFVDTVSVGREKCKKTTRSRTKRVVTEWDSDSASSKSSDLEYTISEEEKESLEEAKKFCGELKTCTRSLVPVKKSQVDVEALDLQEEKPLRRLRKGKATVNDLINDSGKQVCGICLSEEGNPIVKGTLDCCSHYFCFGCIMEWSKVESRCPLCKQRFSSITRAPRSSIGIDLRTTVVQVPMRDQVYRPSEEEVRGYFDPYENVLCMECHQGGDDSLMLLCDICDSPAHTYCVGLQREVPEGNWYCEGCRISEAGSSNIQLQIPVVNRGLSGNVSISTSVSAYRTDTEGLFPPPLHFPIQQPSYSQGYRNLQSPRYHVHATSPSGAGVSTLSGRRRVHRQVHDRFSINRENQMTDYPGRTSAIPEIDLNREVVEAELCEDLIDQRSRDVLISGSISTEFDHWVQEGGSYSARLSPSRQVAGLGTSTTVTDGSELATLRSEHDMTNLLLGSEQFNHCSSVRSDDSISPHTKSYIHRESAS from the exons ATGAAGAAAGGAGAAAAATCTGATAACAATAATaagcagaagaagagaaaaactaGTTATAGTGATGATTCAGATGATGATTATGTATTAGAGGACGATGATGATGTAGAATCTAATGGTTCTGAAGGATTTATTGATCATAATAACCCATCGGAGGATGAAGAGGTGGGATTTGATGATTCCGAGGAAAAGGAGGGATATGTGATTGGTTccgattctgatgatgatgatgatgagtttatTAGTAGTCGTAAGAGGAAAAGGAAACTAAAGGTAATTGTTAGATCGAAGGATTCAAAATCGGGTGGAAAAAGAACTAGGGTTAAACCACAAAGGAGGAAAAAAACTTtggattctgatgatgatgatagtgatggtgatgatgatgatgaagattatTGTGTCTTCAATGATGAATTTGCGATTGAAAAGGTTGCTACCGGTTCGAAATCGAGTGGGAAAAAAACTAGAGGGAGAAGTAGACAGTCGAGTAATAGAAGCACTTGGGTACCGAAGGTGGAGGAGGAGGATTGTGAATTTGAGGATGAATTGGTTGGGAAAACAACTAGGGGTAGACAGTTGAGTAGGGTATCAAAtgaggtggaggaggaggagtaTTGTGAATCTGAGGATGCATTGGGTGGGAAGAAGAATAGGGGTAGAATACAATCGAGTAATAGGGACACTAGGGTTTCAGATGAGGATGTGGAGTATTGTGAATTTGGGGATGAATTAGTTGCGAAAAAGACCAAGGGGAGACGGCAGTTGACTAGTAAAAGAAGTAAGGcatcagatgatgatgatgaagagtaTGATCTTGAGGATGAAAATGACGAGGATGAAGAATTTGAGCCAGATGGGattgattttgttgatgaagaggaggaagatttGGAAGAGGTGGAGTATAAGAAAGCAGTGAAGCGTAGAAAGATCTCGGTAAAAGGACGGAATAGAAAGAGGAAAACGAAGGTtttaaagaagaggaagagagaGAGGGGGATATTAGGAGTGACGAAGCCAGCTGAAAGTTCTGATGATGATTTTGTGGATACTGTTAGTGTTGGTAGGGAGAAATGTAAGAAAACTACGAGGAGTAGAACTAAAAGAGTTGTGACAGAATGGGATTCAGATTCAGCTAGCTCAAAATCTTCCGATTTGGAATACACCATCTCTGAGGAAGAAAAAGAGTCTTTGGAAGAAGCTAAGAAATTCTGTGGGGAGTTGAAAACTTGTACTAGGAGTTTGGTTCCAGTGAAGAAGTCGCAGGTGGATGTTGAAGCTTTGGATCTCCAGGAAGAGAAACCATTGAGGAGGTTAAGAAAGGGAAAAGCAACCGTTAACGATTTAATAAATGATTCAGGAAAGCAAGTATGTGGAATATGTTTATCGGAAGAAGGGAATCCGATAGTCAAGGGGACGTTAGATTGTTGCAgtcattatttttgttttggttgcaTAATGGAGTGGTCAAAGGTAGAATCTCGTTGCCCTCTTTGTAAACAACGTTTCTCGAGTATTACGAGGGCTCCAAGGTCAAGCATAGGGATTGACTTGAGGACAACGGTGGTTCAGGTGCCAATGCGTGATCAG GTTTATAGGCCGTCGGAGGAAGAAGTGAGGGGCTACTTTGATCCGTATGAAAATGTGCTTTGTATGGAATGCCACCAAGGTGGAGATGATAGCCTTATGTTATTATGTGATATCTGTGATTCCCCTGCACATACATATTGTGTTGGTCTGCAGAGAGAAGTACCTGAAGGCAATTGGTACTGTGAAGGTTGTAGGATATCTGAAGCTGGTTCGTCAAATATACAACTTCAAATCCCAGTAGTTAATCGTGGTTTATCAGGCAATGTTAGCATCTCCACTTCTGTATCAGCCTATAGAACCGACACCGAAGGTCTCTTTCCACCTCCCCTGCATTTTCCAATACAGCAACCATCATATTCTCAAGGATATAGGAATCTTCAGTCTCCTAGATATCATGTTCATGCTACCTCTCCATCTGGAGCAGGGGTGTCAACTCTCTCAGGGAGACGCAGGGTACACCGTCAAGTACACGATCGGTTTTCAATCAATAGAGAGAACCAAATGACTGATTACCCTGGTCGAACTTCTGCGATCCCTGAAATCGACTTGAATCGTGAAGTTGTTGAAGCAGAGCTGTGTGAAGATCTAATAGACCAACGATCTCGAGATGTATTAATTAGTGGTAGTATCAGTACTGAATTCGATCACTGGGTACAAGAGGGAGGATCCTATTCTGCAAGATTAAGTCCATCAAGGCAGGTGGCAGGTCTGGGAACAAGTACTACCGTGACCGATGGTTCTGAACTTGCAACTTTGCGTTCTGAACATGACATGACTAACTTATTATTGGGTTCTGAGCAATTCAATCACTGCAGCAGCGTCAGGTCAGATGATAGTATTTCTCCCCATACAAAGTCATATATCCACAGAGAAAGTGCAAGTTAA